One stretch of Azotosporobacter soli DNA includes these proteins:
- the rpmB gene encoding 50S ribosomal protein L28 — translation MATVCGTCGKGEASGNNVSHSNLKTKRTWKPNIQRVRALLDGEVKRINVCTRCLRSGKIQRAI, via the coding sequence ATGGCAACTGTTTGCGGAACTTGCGGCAAAGGTGAAGCTAGCGGCAACAACGTCAGCCACTCTAACTTGAAAACCAAACGTACTTGGAAACCCAACATTCAAAGAGTTAGAGCATTGTTGGACGGTGAGGTAAAACGCATTAACGTTTGTACCCGCTGCCTGCGCTCTGGTAAAATCCAACGGGCTATCTAA